Proteins encoded by one window of Brevibacterium atlanticum:
- the lepB gene encoding signal peptidase I translates to MPNRREDATFGSRLLSSGRFWKTVAIIAVIIVILGGSVRGFVIQRFTIPSASMEPTLKVDDSITVWRPDALRGDIRRGDIVVFDGRGSFVDDPLPTPLQKMGSWVGLGPRDVYYVKRVIALGGDTLQCCDAQGRLLLNGKPLREDYAPTPASEEEFSIEVPADTMWVMGDTRGDSADSRSLLGRPGGGFIPTDRIIGPVIGHGSSVD, encoded by the coding sequence GTGCCGAACAGACGAGAAGACGCGACCTTCGGGTCGCGTCTTCTGTCTTCGGGCCGATTCTGGAAGACTGTCGCGATCATCGCCGTCATCATCGTCATCCTCGGCGGATCGGTCCGCGGCTTCGTCATCCAGCGCTTCACCATTCCCAGCGCCTCGATGGAACCGACGCTCAAGGTCGACGACTCGATCACGGTGTGGCGACCCGATGCTCTGCGAGGAGACATCCGACGCGGCGACATCGTCGTCTTCGACGGACGCGGCTCCTTCGTCGACGACCCGCTGCCGACCCCGCTGCAGAAGATGGGATCCTGGGTGGGCCTCGGCCCACGGGACGTCTACTACGTCAAACGTGTCATCGCCCTCGGCGGCGACACCCTGCAGTGCTGCGATGCGCAGGGCCGCCTGCTGCTCAACGGCAAGCCGCTGCGTGAGGACTATGCGCCCACCCCCGCCTCGGAGGAGGAGTTCTCCATCGAAGTCCCCGCCGACACGATGTGGGTGATGGGCGACACCAGAGGCGACTCGGCCGATTCGCGGTCCCTGCTGGGCCGTCCCGGTGGTGGATTCATCCCCACCGACCGGATCATCGGCCCCGTCATCGGGCACGGCTCCTCGGTCGATTGA
- the rplS gene encoding 50S ribosomal protein L19, whose product MQKLDVVDAASLKSDVPEFRPGDTLNVHVKVIEGSRSRIQVFKGIVIRRQGDGVRETFTVRKISFGVGVERTFPVHSPNVDKIEVLARGDVRRAKLYYLRELRGKAARIREKA is encoded by the coding sequence ATGCAGAAGCTCGATGTTGTAGATGCAGCCTCGCTGAAGTCCGACGTTCCCGAATTCCGCCCGGGCGACACCCTCAACGTTCACGTCAAGGTGATCGAGGGCTCCCGCTCGCGTATCCAGGTCTTCAAGGGAATCGTCATCCGCCGCCAGGGCGACGGAGTCCGCGAGACCTTCACCGTCCGTAAGATCAGCTTCGGCGTCGGAGTCGAGCGTACCTTCCCGGTGCACTCGCCCAACGTCGACAAGATCGAGGTCCTCGCTCGCGGTGACGTCCGCCGTGCGAAGCTCTACTACCTGCGCGAACTGCGCGGCAAGGCTGCTCGCATCCGCGAAAAGGCCTGA
- the trmD gene encoding tRNA (guanosine(37)-N1)-methyltransferase TrmD → MSIDVVSIFPEYLAGLQLSLIGKAVDRGQLGLNVHDLREFTFDRHNTVDDSPYGGGAGMVMKAEPWALALEHILARGTDEKPTLIVPSPAGTVFDQRIAEDLASRKHLVFACGRYEGIDQRVIDWAGEHFELLPMSIGDYVLNGGEVASMVMIEAISRLIPGVIGNPESLTEESHEDGLLEYPIYTKPAEWRGRAVPEILLSGNHAAIARWRRDRRLERTAEVRPDLLARLTDLSAEDRAAVERFESER, encoded by the coding sequence ATGTCGATCGACGTCGTGTCGATCTTCCCCGAATACCTCGCCGGCCTGCAGCTCTCCCTGATCGGCAAGGCCGTCGACCGCGGTCAGCTCGGTCTCAACGTCCACGACCTGCGGGAGTTCACCTTCGACCGGCACAACACCGTCGACGACTCACCCTACGGCGGGGGAGCAGGCATGGTGATGAAGGCCGAACCCTGGGCGCTGGCGCTCGAACACATCCTTGCCCGCGGGACCGATGAGAAGCCGACGCTCATCGTGCCCAGCCCGGCAGGCACCGTGTTCGATCAGCGCATCGCCGAGGACCTCGCCTCCCGCAAGCACCTCGTCTTCGCGTGCGGCCGTTACGAAGGCATCGACCAGCGCGTCATCGACTGGGCCGGCGAGCACTTCGAGCTGCTGCCGATGAGCATCGGCGACTACGTCCTCAACGGCGGGGAGGTGGCCTCGATGGTGATGATCGAAGCGATCAGCCGACTCATCCCCGGCGTCATCGGCAACCCGGAGTCCCTGACCGAGGAGAGCCACGAAGACGGTCTGCTCGAATACCCGATCTACACGAAACCCGCCGAATGGCGCGGACGCGCAGTCCCGGAGATCCTGCTCAGCGGCAATCACGCGGCGATCGCGCGGTGGCGACGTGACCGACGTCTCGAACGCACCGCCGAGGTCAGGCCCGATCTGCTCGCCCGTCTCACCGACCTGAGCGCTGAGGACCGAGCCGCCGTCGAACGGTTTGAGTCCGAGCGCTGA
- the rimM gene encoding ribosome maturation factor RimM (Essential for efficient processing of 16S rRNA), producing MDTVIARLGKPHGIKGEFTVEVRTDRPEERLTPGSTYATDPDIGPLTLKSARWHRDRLLLAFDEVPDRNRAEEIRNTLILADQDDDEEDTDAWYLDDLIGLKVYENDALVGEIVDVTNGTAQDLLHMKHTAGHVVLIPFVTAIVPEVDIDAGRIDVTPPAGLLDAE from the coding sequence ATGGACACGGTCATCGCCCGGCTGGGCAAGCCGCATGGGATCAAGGGCGAGTTCACCGTCGAGGTGCGCACCGACCGACCCGAGGAGCGACTGACCCCCGGGTCGACCTACGCCACCGACCCCGACATCGGGCCGCTGACGCTGAAGTCAGCGAGGTGGCACCGCGACCGCCTGCTCCTGGCCTTCGACGAAGTACCCGACCGCAACCGCGCCGAGGAGATCCGCAACACCCTCATCCTCGCCGATCAGGACGATGACGAGGAGGACACCGACGCGTGGTACCTCGACGACCTCATCGGGCTGAAGGTGTATGAGAACGACGCGCTCGTCGGAGAGATCGTCGACGTCACCAACGGCACCGCCCAGGATCTCCTGCACATGAAGCACACCGCCGGGCACGTCGTGCTCATCCCGTTCGTCACCGCAATCGTCCCCGAGGTCGACATCGACGCCGGACGCATCGACGTCACCCCGCCCGCCGGTCTCCTCGACGCCGAATGA
- a CDS encoding RNA-binding protein, which translates to MLPDSLEHLVRGIVDHPDDVSVRSRSSQRGTTLEVRVHPEDLGRVIGRAGRTAKALRTVMNSLAGRESVRVDLIEA; encoded by the coding sequence ATGTTGCCTGATTCGCTCGAGCATCTGGTCCGCGGCATCGTCGATCATCCCGACGATGTCTCCGTACGCTCGCGTTCATCGCAGCGCGGCACGACCCTCGAGGTCCGGGTCCACCCCGAGGATCTCGGCCGGGTCATCGGCCGTGCAGGCAGGACCGCCAAGGCCCTGCGCACCGTGATGAATTCACTGGCCGGCCGCGAGTCGGTGCGAGTGGACCTCATCGAGGCGTAA
- the rpsP gene encoding 30S ribosomal protein S16 yields MAVKIRLTRMGKIRAPFYRVVVADSRTRRDGKAIEQIGIYHPTREPSVIEIDSERAQYWLGVGAQPTDQVKALLKLTGDWQKFTGEGEAVNTVKPQPEKEAYVAPNADSVIKEAITQKGGKSADAAAEDAAEAPAEEAAPEAAEESAEA; encoded by the coding sequence GTGGCAGTCAAAATTCGTCTGACCCGCATGGGCAAGATCCGTGCACCCTTCTACCGCGTCGTTGTCGCTGACTCGCGCACCCGTCGTGACGGTAAGGCCATCGAGCAGATCGGCATCTACCACCCGACCCGTGAGCCCTCGGTCATCGAGATCGATTCCGAGCGCGCACAGTACTGGCTCGGTGTCGGTGCTCAGCCCACCGACCAGGTCAAGGCCCTGCTCAAGCTCACCGGTGACTGGCAGAAGTTCACCGGCGAAGGCGAAGCGGTCAACACCGTCAAGCCGCAGCCGGAGAAGGAAGCCTACGTGGCTCCCAACGCCGATTCGGTGATCAAGGAAGCCATCACTCAGAAGGGCGGCAAGTCTGCGGACGCCGCTGCTGAGGACGCTGCCGAGGCTCCGGCCGAGGAAGCCGCCCCCGAGGCTGCTGAAGAAAGCGCTGAAGCCTGA
- the ffh gene encoding signal recognition particle protein codes for MFNSLSDRLTATFKNLRGKGRLSEADVDATIREIRRALLDADVALPVVRAFTGRIRERALSEEVSGALNPGQQVVKIVNDELVAILGGQTRRLTFAKRPPTVIMLAGLQGAGKTTLAGKLAHWLKSEGHRPMLVAADLQRPNAVNQLQIVGERAGAVVYAPEPGNGVGDPIQVATDSIEVAKSKLHDVVIVDTAGRLGIDEELMAQAADIRSAVNPDEVLFVIDAMIGQDAVKTAEAFLEGVDFTGVVLSKLDGDSRGGAALSVAEVTGKPIMFASTGESMQDFEQFHPDRMADRILDMGDILTLIEQAEKNFDEKQTEKLKKKVEAGEDFDLNDFLTQMAGLKKMGSMKKMLGMMPGMSQYKEQLENFDEREVDRVEAIVRSMTPHERTNPKILNGSRRARIAKGAGTTVTAVNQLMERFTQAQKMMRQMTRGGGMPGMPGGGGMPQMPGMGGMPGGAGARKKKAAGKKKGRKGGQSGNPAKRAQEAQALADKKSGKTQDPVGSAFGGVDLGKDEEFDPANLPKGFGGIFPGGKK; via the coding sequence GTGTTTAATTCTCTGTCCGACAGGCTCACCGCGACTTTCAAGAATCTGCGCGGGAAAGGCCGACTGTCCGAAGCCGACGTCGATGCCACCATCCGCGAGATCCGGCGCGCCCTGCTCGACGCCGACGTCGCCCTGCCTGTCGTGCGAGCCTTCACCGGGCGGATCCGCGAGCGGGCGCTGTCCGAGGAGGTCTCGGGCGCACTCAACCCCGGCCAGCAGGTCGTCAAGATCGTCAACGACGAACTCGTCGCCATCCTCGGCGGGCAGACGCGCCGGCTCACCTTCGCCAAGCGGCCCCCGACGGTCATCATGCTCGCCGGCCTCCAGGGTGCCGGTAAGACGACCCTGGCCGGAAAGCTCGCGCACTGGCTGAAGTCCGAGGGCCACCGCCCGATGCTCGTCGCCGCCGACCTTCAGCGGCCCAACGCCGTCAACCAGCTCCAGATCGTCGGTGAGCGTGCCGGTGCGGTCGTCTACGCCCCGGAACCGGGCAACGGCGTGGGCGATCCGATCCAGGTCGCCACCGACTCGATCGAGGTCGCGAAGTCCAAACTCCACGACGTCGTCATCGTCGACACCGCCGGTCGCCTCGGCATCGACGAGGAGCTCATGGCCCAGGCCGCTGACATCCGTTCCGCGGTCAACCCCGATGAGGTCCTCTTCGTCATCGACGCGATGATCGGTCAGGACGCGGTGAAGACCGCCGAGGCGTTCCTCGAAGGTGTGGACTTCACCGGTGTCGTGCTCTCTAAGCTCGACGGTGACTCCCGCGGCGGTGCGGCCCTGTCGGTCGCCGAGGTGACCGGCAAGCCGATCATGTTCGCCTCCACCGGCGAATCGATGCAGGACTTCGAGCAGTTCCATCCCGACCGGATGGCCGACCGGATCCTCGACATGGGTGACATCCTCACCCTCATCGAGCAGGCCGAGAAGAACTTCGACGAGAAGCAGACCGAGAAGCTCAAGAAGAAGGTCGAGGCCGGCGAGGACTTCGACCTCAACGACTTCCTCACGCAGATGGCGGGCCTGAAGAAGATGGGCTCGATGAAGAAGATGCTGGGCATGATGCCCGGCATGAGCCAGTACAAGGAGCAGCTGGAGAACTTCGACGAGCGTGAGGTCGATCGGGTCGAAGCGATTGTGAGATCGATGACACCGCACGAGCGGACGAACCCGAAGATCCTCAATGGCTCTCGTCGTGCCCGCATCGCCAAGGGTGCCGGAACCACGGTCACCGCGGTCAACCAGCTCATGGAGCGCTTCACGCAGGCGCAGAAGATGATGCGACAGATGACCCGCGGGGGCGGAATGCCCGGCATGCCCGGTGGCGGCGGCATGCCGCAGATGCCCGGAATGGGCGGAATGCCTGGTGGCGCCGGGGCTCGGAAGAAGAAAGCGGCGGGGAAGAAGAAGGGCCGCAAGGGCGGCCAGTCGGGCAACCCCGCCAAGCGTGCGCAGGAGGCGCAGGCGCTGGCCGACAAGAAGTCGGGCAAGACCCAGGACCCGGTCGGTTCGGCCTTCGGCGGCGTCGATCTGGGCAAGGACGAGGAATTCGATCCGGCGAACCTGCCCAAGGGATTCGGCGGAATCTTCCCAGGTGGCAAGAAGTAG
- a CDS encoding ammonium transporter, with the protein MELDAVNVWMMVAAGLVLLMTPGVAFFYGGMTRITSAINMMMMVFSAMAVGGLVWVLFGYGLSSGDSIAGIVGNPLSEIGLTGSVANDPASLISIGYGSTFAMIAIALIAGAVADRAKFSTWLVFSAAWVTLVYCPLAFMVWGDGLLSESGAIGSLFGPAIDFAGGTVVHINAGISALVLVVVMGRRARFSTPHKPHNIPITVLGAALLWFGWFGFNGGAATTIEQGGLIWINTLAAPAAGMITWIMIERLRASRPSSIGSVSGAIAGLVAITPACANVDPYAAILIGIAAGAGAIFAVEAKNRLRYDDALDVVAVHLVAGIIGTVMIGFFAFPNEDGPAGLFYGGGFELLIAQVLACLVAIVFAGLVTLAISLVLRSTMGLRIDPREELEGIDTFEHAEQAYSFR; encoded by the coding sequence ATGGAACTCGATGCAGTGAATGTATGGATGATGGTCGCCGCGGGGTTGGTGCTGCTCATGACCCCTGGAGTGGCGTTCTTCTACGGAGGAATGACACGGATCACCTCGGCGATCAATATGATGATGATGGTCTTCTCCGCAATGGCCGTCGGCGGACTCGTCTGGGTCCTCTTCGGGTACGGACTGAGCTCCGGTGACTCGATCGCCGGAATCGTCGGCAACCCGCTGTCCGAGATCGGACTCACCGGCTCGGTCGCGAACGACCCGGCCTCACTGATCTCCATCGGCTACGGTTCGACGTTCGCGATGATCGCGATCGCCCTCATCGCCGGTGCGGTCGCCGACCGCGCGAAGTTCTCCACCTGGCTGGTGTTCTCCGCCGCGTGGGTGACCCTCGTGTACTGCCCCCTGGCGTTCATGGTCTGGGGCGACGGACTGCTCAGCGAATCGGGTGCGATCGGCAGCCTGTTCGGACCGGCCATCGACTTCGCCGGAGGCACGGTCGTCCACATCAATGCCGGCATCTCCGCCCTCGTGCTCGTCGTCGTCATGGGTCGCCGCGCGCGCTTCTCGACCCCGCACAAGCCGCACAACATCCCGATCACCGTGCTCGGAGCCGCTCTGCTGTGGTTCGGCTGGTTCGGCTTCAACGGCGGTGCGGCCACCACGATCGAACAGGGCGGACTCATCTGGATCAACACCCTGGCCGCCCCGGCCGCCGGCATGATCACCTGGATCATGATCGAACGCCTGCGGGCCTCGCGACCGAGCAGCATCGGCAGCGTTTCGGGCGCGATCGCCGGCCTCGTCGCGATCACTCCGGCGTGTGCGAACGTCGACCCCTATGCGGCGATCCTCATCGGCATCGCGGCAGGTGCCGGTGCGATCTTCGCCGTCGAAGCGAAGAACCGTCTGCGCTATGATGATGCGCTCGACGTCGTGGCCGTCCACCTCGTGGCCGGAATCATCGGCACCGTGATGATCGGCTTCTTCGCCTTCCCGAACGAGGACGGGCCCGCCGGACTCTTCTACGGCGGCGGCTTCGAACTCCTCATCGCACAGGTCCTCGCGTGCCTCGTGGCCATCGTCTTCGCCGGTCTCGTCACACTCGCGATCTCCCTGGTCCTGCGCTCGACCATGGGGCTGCGGATCGACCCGCGGGAGGAGCTCGAGGGAATCGACACCTTCGAACACGCGGAGCAGGCCTACTCGTTCCGGTGA
- the ftsY gene encoding signal recognition particle-docking protein FtsY — translation MDQPIILLIVLAIVFILVVALGISLRVSGKRKGLRDERTIDADVTGELSADEIAEAVEKEKAEARGSEVPTEPAGRLVRLRERLAKSNTGLGRGLLNLLSRDNLDESTWEEIEDTLILADVGVEPTTELVDRLRERVKVLGTRDPEEVRGLLREELITLVDPTMDRSLANQATGGDPAVILVVGVNGAGKTTTVGKIARVLVAEDKTVLLGAADTFRAAAAEQLATWGERVGVETVRKEEGADPASVAYSAVEKGQQDGADVVLIDTAGRLQNKRGLMDELGKVKRVATRPLGEGHDIDEVLLVLDATTGQNGMQQAKVFAEAVDITGIVLTKLDGTAKGGIVVAVQRELGVPVKLIGLGEGADDLAPFTAEGFVDALLD, via the coding sequence ATGGATCAGCCGATCATCTTACTCATCGTCTTGGCCATCGTCTTCATTCTCGTCGTCGCGCTGGGCATCAGCCTGCGCGTCAGCGGAAAGAGGAAAGGGCTGCGCGACGAGCGCACCATCGATGCCGACGTCACCGGCGAGCTCAGTGCCGACGAGATCGCCGAGGCGGTCGAGAAGGAGAAGGCCGAAGCGCGCGGTTCCGAGGTTCCCACGGAGCCGGCCGGTCGGCTGGTGCGCCTGCGGGAGAGGCTCGCGAAGTCGAACACCGGGCTCGGACGCGGGCTGCTCAACCTCCTGTCGCGGGACAACCTCGACGAATCGACCTGGGAAGAGATCGAGGACACCCTCATCCTCGCCGACGTCGGAGTCGAACCGACCACCGAACTCGTCGACCGACTGCGCGAACGCGTCAAAGTCCTCGGCACCCGCGACCCCGAGGAGGTGCGCGGACTGCTCCGTGAGGAGCTCATCACACTCGTCGACCCCACCATGGACCGGTCTCTGGCGAACCAGGCGACAGGCGGCGATCCGGCCGTCATCCTCGTCGTCGGCGTCAACGGCGCCGGCAAGACGACGACAGTGGGCAAGATCGCCCGCGTGCTCGTCGCCGAGGACAAGACCGTGCTGCTGGGTGCTGCGGACACCTTCCGTGCCGCCGCCGCCGAACAGCTGGCGACCTGGGGTGAGCGGGTAGGTGTTGAGACCGTGCGGAAGGAAGAGGGCGCCGACCCCGCCTCGGTGGCGTATTCGGCCGTCGAGAAGGGACAGCAGGACGGCGCCGATGTCGTCCTCATCGACACCGCCGGGCGGCTGCAGAACAAGCGCGGGCTCATGGACGAACTCGGCAAGGTCAAGCGTGTGGCCACCCGCCCGCTCGGCGAGGGCCACGACATCGACGAGGTCCTCCTCGTCCTCGACGCGACCACCGGACAGAACGGCATGCAGCAGGCGAAGGTCTTCGCCGAGGCGGTCGACATCACCGGCATCGTGCTGACCAAGCTCGACGGCACCGCGAAGGGCGGCATCGTCGTCGCGGTCCAGCGTGAGCTGGGCGTCCCCGTCAAACTCATCGGTTTGGGGGAGGGCGCGGACGATCTCGCCCCCTTCACCGCCGAAGGCTTCGTCGACGCCCTGCTCGACTGA
- the smc gene encoding chromosome segregation protein SMC, whose amino-acid sequence MHLKSLTLRGFKSFASATTLKFEPGITCVVGPNGSGKSNVVDALSWVMGEQGAKNLRGGKMDDVIFAGTSKRQALGRAEVTLTIDNSDGAIPVDYTEVTISRTLFRTGGSEYAVNGAPARLLDIQELLNDSGLGKEMHVIVGQGRLDAILHADPLERRSFIEEAAGVLKHRRRKDKAVRKLTGLQTNLDRLTDLRSELNRQLGPLGRQAEAAAKAATVQATLRDATARLLADDAVRMQSSLASSTEGEDHSDRILDLDHRRTRTEARLTEIETRLSGLDSELEAQRTAESRTQTQIVRAQGLSQRAEDKRSHLLSEVTSLGRRESKSPDELRAQAERFRSELTDAEAAVTETTTALEASQKRKEELTRALRQAEDEVKAAQIAITEAVKNRSALVSKQTQAEERITDLTSRIEANRTEIETVTARITARSAELEAAETGVEDVEAGETELDSAYESAQEALERLEAERTQLQERKRQTSSELSSAKARAEALALGTALEADLEAIVNADLPGVGTAVTERLSVTTGYEMAAAAALSTTVSGVIVDNPDVALAVLDHLGEDTNVSLTVPSGANVVSTRSAGGKGGDGPAALPDLANLPGTDAETGALTWLRDCVSSDVPELQTLLDESLHAVVCVPDARTGVALTTARPDLTAVTAHGEVLSATRISRSRTASGTRLASQTALEDTQATITELEERTVSIDADLAELEPRLRTARQDSAAALDALHSSDAKIMAAAEEVSRITGEIGVARTRLQRAEENDAELNSRLDAARREAEAAQAALAGAAEVDEVVDTTRRDELSADVSQSSEDLVEARINHRSAADRARFLGDRVESLLRAAKAEEAAREQTQRTIAKKKRAAAQALLIAETAADAAALATDTVAELGEAIQVLVDERGGLREEKSRLGEELGQTRTELQKLKDAAAEAELAKERFRLKLEEIAHRSEEETGLGIERLIDEFGPHLSVPSFEDGVEDRPYVRAEVEKRQKQAAASLKRIGTVNPLALEEYEALKERHQFLEKQIADIEASRKDLMQLVEEVDRHVQRVFAEAYADTAREFEDIFSRLFPGGEGALSLTDPDDMLTTGVDVHARPAGKKVKRLSLLSGGERSLVAVAMLVAIFKARPSPFYVMDEVEAALDDLNLSRLLTVFEELQDSSQLIVITHQKRTMEIADALYGVTMHGDGVSKVISQRIP is encoded by the coding sequence ATGCATCTCAAAAGCCTGACCCTGCGTGGATTCAAGTCCTTCGCCTCGGCCACGACTCTCAAGTTCGAGCCGGGGATCACCTGCGTCGTCGGACCCAACGGATCGGGCAAGTCCAATGTCGTCGACGCGCTGTCCTGGGTGATGGGGGAGCAGGGGGCGAAGAACCTGCGCGGCGGGAAGATGGACGACGTCATCTTCGCCGGAACCTCGAAGCGGCAGGCATTGGGCCGCGCCGAGGTGACCCTGACCATCGACAACAGCGACGGAGCCATCCCCGTCGACTACACCGAGGTGACGATCTCGCGGACCCTGTTCCGCACCGGGGGTTCCGAATACGCCGTCAACGGGGCACCGGCCCGCCTGCTCGACATCCAGGAGCTGCTCAACGACTCCGGCCTGGGCAAGGAGATGCACGTCATCGTCGGGCAGGGCCGCCTCGACGCGATCCTCCACGCCGACCCGCTCGAACGTCGCAGCTTCATCGAGGAGGCCGCCGGCGTCCTCAAACACCGCCGCCGCAAGGACAAAGCGGTGCGCAAACTCACCGGTCTGCAGACGAACCTCGACCGACTCACCGACCTGCGCAGCGAACTCAACCGGCAGCTCGGACCCTTGGGTCGGCAGGCCGAAGCCGCGGCGAAGGCCGCCACCGTCCAAGCCACCCTGCGCGATGCCACCGCCCGCCTGCTCGCCGACGATGCCGTACGGATGCAGTCCTCGCTCGCCTCATCGACCGAGGGCGAGGACCACAGCGACCGCATCTTGGACCTCGACCACCGTCGCACCCGAACCGAGGCGCGGCTGACCGAGATCGAGACCCGCCTGTCGGGTCTCGACAGCGAACTCGAAGCCCAGCGGACCGCCGAATCACGCACACAGACGCAGATCGTGCGCGCGCAGGGGCTGAGCCAGCGCGCCGAGGACAAGCGCTCCCACCTGCTCAGCGAGGTCACGAGTCTGGGCAGGCGCGAATCGAAGTCCCCCGATGAGCTGCGGGCCCAGGCCGAACGCTTCCGCTCCGAGCTCACCGACGCCGAGGCGGCCGTGACCGAGACGACGACCGCCCTCGAAGCCAGCCAGAAACGGAAGGAAGAGCTCACCCGGGCCCTGCGCCAGGCCGAGGACGAGGTCAAGGCCGCGCAGATCGCCATCACCGAGGCGGTGAAGAACCGGTCGGCGCTGGTGTCGAAGCAGACGCAGGCCGAAGAGCGCATCACGGATCTCACCTCCCGCATCGAAGCCAACCGGACCGAGATCGAGACCGTCACTGCCCGCATCACCGCCCGCAGCGCCGAACTCGAGGCCGCAGAGACCGGGGTCGAAGACGTCGAAGCAGGAGAGACCGAACTCGACTCCGCCTACGAATCAGCCCAGGAGGCGCTGGAGAGGCTCGAGGCCGAACGGACACAGCTGCAGGAGCGCAAACGCCAGACGTCCTCCGAACTGTCCTCGGCCAAGGCACGTGCGGAAGCCCTTGCCCTGGGCACGGCGCTCGAAGCCGACCTCGAAGCGATCGTCAACGCCGACCTGCCCGGGGTCGGCACGGCCGTGACCGAACGCCTGAGCGTGACCACCGGCTACGAGATGGCCGCGGCAGCGGCTCTCTCAACCACCGTCTCCGGTGTCATCGTCGACAACCCCGACGTCGCACTGGCCGTGCTCGACCACCTCGGCGAGGATACGAACGTGTCCCTGACCGTGCCCTCCGGGGCGAACGTCGTCAGCACACGCTCCGCAGGTGGCAAGGGCGGCGACGGCCCTGCCGCGCTTCCCGATCTCGCGAACCTGCCCGGCACCGATGCCGAGACGGGAGCGCTGACCTGGCTGCGGGACTGCGTCAGCAGCGACGTCCCCGAACTGCAGACGCTGCTCGATGAGTCCCTCCACGCCGTGGTCTGCGTCCCCGACGCCCGCACCGGGGTCGCCCTGACGACCGCCCGCCCCGACCTCACCGCCGTCACCGCGCACGGAGAGGTGCTCTCGGCCACCCGCATCAGCCGCTCCCGCACCGCCTCGGGTACTCGCCTGGCCTCCCAGACCGCCCTCGAGGACACGCAGGCGACGATCACCGAACTCGAAGAGCGCACCGTGAGCATCGACGCCGATCTCGCCGAGCTCGAACCCCGGCTGCGGACCGCCCGTCAGGATTCGGCCGCGGCGCTCGATGCGCTGCACTCCTCGGATGCGAAGATCATGGCCGCCGCCGAAGAGGTCTCCCGCATCACCGGGGAGATCGGCGTCGCTCGCACGCGGCTGCAGCGAGCGGAGGAGAACGATGCGGAGCTCAACTCGCGCCTCGACGCCGCCCGCCGCGAAGCCGAGGCCGCGCAGGCGGCGCTCGCGGGAGCCGCTGAGGTCGACGAGGTCGTCGACACCACCCGGCGGGACGAACTCAGCGCCGACGTCTCCCAGTCCTCCGAAGACCTCGTCGAAGCACGCATCAATCACAGATCCGCGGCCGACCGGGCGCGGTTCTTGGGCGACCGGGTCGAATCCCTGCTGCGGGCGGCGAAAGCCGAAGAGGCCGCCAGGGAACAGACACAGCGTACGATCGCGAAGAAGAAGCGCGCGGCCGCTCAGGCACTGCTCATCGCCGAGACCGCGGCCGACGCGGCCGCGCTCGCCACGGACACGGTCGCCGAACTCGGCGAAGCCATTCAGGTCCTCGTCGACGAACGCGGCGGTCTGCGCGAGGAGAAGAGCCGCCTCGGCGAGGAACTGGGCCAGACCAGGACCGAACTGCAGAAGCTCAAAGACGCCGCCGCCGAGGCGGAACTGGCTAAGGAGCGGTTCCGTCTCAAACTCGAGGAGATCGCGCACCGGTCGGAGGAGGAGACGGGCCTCGGCATCGAGCGACTCATCGACGAGTTCGGGCCGCACCTGTCCGTGCCCTCCTTCGAGGACGGCGTGGAGGACCGGCCGTATGTGCGGGCCGAGGTCGAGAAGCGGCAGAAGCAGGCAGCGGCCTCGCTCAAGCGCATCGGCACGGTCAATCCGCTCGCCCTCGAGGAATACGAGGCGCTGAAGGAGCGGCATCAGTTCCTCGAGAAGCAGATCGCGGACATCGAGGCTTCGCGCAAGGACCTCATGCAGCTCGTCGAGGAAGTCGACCGGCACGTCCAACGCGTCTTCGCGGAGGCCTATGCCGACACGGCCCGCGAGTTCGAGGACATCTTCTCCCGGCTCTTCCCCGGCGGCGAGGGCGCACTGAGCCTGACCGATCCCGACGACATGCTCACCACCGGAGTCGACGTCCACGCCCGGCCCGCGGGCAAGAAGGTCAAGCGGCTGTCGCTGCTCTCAGGCGGGGAACGCTCGCTGGTCGCCGTGGCCATGCTCGTGGCGATCTTCAAGGCCCGGCCGAGTCCGTTCTACGTCATGGACGAGGTCGAAGCCGCACTCGACGACCTCAACCTCTCACGGCTGCTCACCGTGTTCGAAGAGCTGCAGGACTCTTCGCAGCTCATCGTCATCACCCACCAGAAGCGGACGATGGAGATCGCCGATGCGCTCTACGGCGTGACGATGCACGGCGACGGGGTGTCGAAAGTCATATCGCAGCGTATCCCCTGA